The following proteins are encoded in a genomic region of Ornithinibacillus sp. 4-3:
- the addB gene encoding helicase-exonuclease AddAB subunit AddB — translation MGLRFVLGRAGAGQSNYLLREVREKLQHEARGPAIFYIVPDQMTFQQEYKLYQENHVQGSMRAQVVSFSRLAWHILQETGGATRPFISSVGIQMMLRKIIEEKQGDFQVFQKALEKQGFLDDLENMITEFKRYRISPDTLLNQMDRMNEFVHKESSEQSLLYKLDDLYYIYQQLVSQLQGKYLDGEDRLQLLAEKIELSKQLETAEIYLDGFHRFTPQELLVVETLLKKCKRVTIGLTVDQVDENMSELDLFYQTNETYCALRSLTEQYQIPIEEVIRLRPEDARFKERPAMQHLENHFDTRPSPAFLGKAPIQMAEAIHPRAEVEGVAQEIIRLVREENYRFKDMAIFIRQTDMYHELLSTIFEDYGIPLFIDEKKTMLHHPLIELLRSALEIVEGNWRYDTVFRVIKTGFIRADDEEYPLTNDAIDELENYVIEHGIRSRETWFSDQPWIYRRFSGFSQRAQTDEELEMQRKINAYRRQVVQGLQTFDEQIRQAKTIRELCETTFRWLEHIDVPSRLEEIREAYDASAENELAREQEQVWDAIIQLFDEMVEMAGEEVLSLSSFRSILDAGLKSLKFSHVPPSIDHVIVGTIDRSRISGIRAAFLLGVNEGVWPNKPPSDVIISEQERTLLAYHGLQLAENSQRKLLDEWFYIYLAFTAARDFLWISYPISDGEGKAKIPSQLIKRIAELFPMLNSPILLGDPEEIEDAERFITTSTTTRSVLTAKLAKYKRGYPMKEIWDHVLNWYISNEPKYGTTYQVLQSIFYENRPKNLSKQTVGNLYDKQIKTSVSRLEMYYRCSYQHFAQYNLQLQERRKYTLEAPDIGSLFHEALKMITEWVQREGNDFANLSRQDAKAYAQRALNDLAPILQNQILSSSNRYQYIKNKLFHVIARATYILSEQARKSGFSPVSVELSFGENGKLNPLVITLPNGYELLFRGRIDRVDKAMVGSDLYLRIIDYKSSETGLNLVHVYYGIALQMLAYLDIILAQSESWLGMKASPAGVLYFHVHNAMLRDFEQMDEQKIEEELFKQYKMKGLLISEADVVKEMDTTLDKGYSQIVPAAINAKGGFYSNASVANEQTFDGLRAHIHDLIIQAGIDITSGRIDLAPYEYKERNACTFCQFKSVCQFDPSLTENKFRTLKDKKDEEIIHEILQNKTLDLE, via the coding sequence ATGGGACTCCGATTTGTATTAGGAAGAGCAGGTGCTGGGCAGAGTAATTATCTACTTCGAGAAGTAAGAGAGAAATTACAGCATGAAGCGCGTGGTCCTGCTATTTTTTATATCGTTCCAGACCAAATGACATTTCAACAAGAATATAAGCTTTACCAAGAAAACCATGTGCAGGGGAGTATGCGGGCGCAAGTCGTTAGTTTTTCACGACTAGCATGGCATATTCTTCAGGAAACAGGTGGAGCAACAAGACCTTTCATTAGCTCTGTGGGAATTCAGATGATGTTACGGAAAATTATTGAAGAAAAACAAGGTGATTTTCAAGTTTTCCAAAAAGCATTAGAAAAGCAAGGTTTTTTAGATGATCTTGAAAATATGATCACTGAATTTAAAAGATATCGTATAAGTCCGGATACTTTATTGAATCAGATGGATCGCATGAATGAATTTGTTCATAAGGAATCTAGTGAACAATCGCTTCTCTATAAACTAGATGACTTATACTATATTTATCAACAATTGGTCTCTCAATTACAAGGAAAATATTTGGACGGAGAGGATCGATTACAATTACTTGCAGAAAAAATCGAGCTTTCGAAGCAATTAGAAACAGCTGAAATTTACTTAGATGGTTTCCACCGCTTCACACCACAGGAATTATTAGTTGTGGAAACTTTATTAAAGAAATGTAAGCGTGTAACGATTGGATTAACGGTTGATCAAGTAGATGAAAATATGTCAGAGCTTGATTTATTTTATCAAACAAACGAAACCTATTGCGCTTTACGTAGTCTCACAGAACAATATCAAATTCCGATAGAGGAAGTCATTCGTTTACGTCCAGAGGATGCACGATTTAAAGAAAGACCAGCAATGCAGCATTTAGAAAATCATTTTGATACAAGACCTTCTCCAGCTTTTTTGGGTAAAGCGCCAATTCAAATGGCAGAGGCTATCCATCCTCGAGCAGAGGTTGAAGGAGTGGCTCAAGAAATTATTCGTTTAGTTCGTGAAGAAAATTATCGCTTTAAGGATATGGCAATTTTTATTCGTCAAACAGATATGTATCATGAACTTTTGTCCACGATATTTGAGGATTATGGTATTCCCTTATTTATTGATGAAAAGAAAACGATGTTACATCACCCTTTAATTGAATTATTGCGTTCGGCATTAGAGATTGTAGAAGGTAATTGGCGTTATGATACGGTATTCCGAGTGATTAAAACAGGCTTTATTCGTGCAGATGATGAAGAGTATCCATTGACGAATGATGCAATAGATGAGTTGGAGAATTATGTTATAGAGCATGGCATTAGATCAAGAGAAACTTGGTTTTCTGATCAGCCATGGATATATCGTAGGTTTAGCGGATTTAGCCAAAGGGCTCAAACAGATGAAGAACTAGAGATGCAGCGTAAAATAAATGCCTATCGAAGACAAGTAGTACAAGGACTACAAACTTTTGATGAACAAATACGTCAGGCTAAAACGATTCGGGAATTATGTGAAACTACTTTTAGATGGTTAGAGCATATAGATGTCCCAAGTCGCTTAGAGGAAATTCGTGAAGCTTATGACGCTAGTGCTGAAAATGAGTTAGCTCGTGAGCAAGAGCAAGTATGGGATGCTATTATTCAACTTTTTGATGAAATGGTGGAGATGGCCGGGGAAGAAGTATTATCATTGTCTTCCTTCCGCTCTATTTTAGATGCTGGTTTAAAGTCGCTTAAGTTTTCGCATGTTCCACCAAGTATAGATCATGTAATTGTTGGAACCATTGATCGCTCGCGTATTAGTGGAATTCGCGCTGCGTTTTTACTCGGTGTGAATGAAGGAGTTTGGCCAAACAAACCACCTTCTGATGTGATTATAAGTGAACAAGAAAGAACGCTTTTAGCTTATCATGGTCTACAATTAGCAGAAAATAGTCAGCGTAAATTATTAGATGAATGGTTTTATATTTATTTAGCTTTTACAGCAGCACGTGATTTTCTATGGATTAGCTATCCAATTAGTGATGGGGAAGGAAAGGCTAAAATACCTTCACAATTAATCAAACGAATAGCAGAATTATTTCCTATGCTTAATTCACCTATCCTACTTGGAGATCCAGAAGAAATAGAGGATGCAGAACGCTTTATTACTACATCAACGACAACTCGTTCTGTCTTAACAGCAAAATTAGCTAAATATAAACGTGGGTATCCAATGAAAGAAATTTGGGACCATGTCTTAAATTGGTACATTTCTAATGAACCGAAGTATGGTACGACGTATCAAGTATTACAAAGTATTTTTTATGAAAATAGACCAAAAAATTTATCTAAACAAACCGTTGGAAATCTTTATGATAAACAAATAAAGACGAGTGTTTCTAGACTGGAAATGTATTATCGCTGCTCTTATCAGCATTTTGCTCAATATAATTTGCAATTACAAGAGCGTAGAAAATATACATTAGAAGCACCAGATATCGGCAGCTTATTCCATGAGGCATTAAAAATGATTACGGAATGGGTACAACGTGAAGGCAATGATTTTGCAAACTTATCGCGTCAAGATGCTAAAGCATATGCGCAGCGTGCATTAAACGATTTAGCGCCTATTTTACAAAATCAAATATTATCAAGCTCTAATCGATATCAATATATAAAAAATAAGCTGTTTCATGTCATTGCTAGGGCGACTTATATTTTAAGTGAACAAGCACGAAAAAGTGGTTTTTCGCCTGTTAGTGTAGAGCTTAGCTTCGGAGAAAATGGGAAATTAAACCCACTGGTGATTACACTTCCAAATGGCTATGAATTATTGTTTAGAGGAAGAATTGATCGAGTGGATAAAGCGATGGTAGGGTCTGATCTTTATTTACGAATTATTGATTATAAATCAAGCGAAACTGGCTTGAATTTAGTTCATGTTTACTATGGAATAGCCTTACAAATGCTAGCTTACTTAGATATTATTCTCGCTCAATCAGAATCTTGGTTAGGTATGAAGGCTTCGCCAGCAGGTGTACTCTACTTCCATGTTCATAATGCGATGCTGAGAGATTTCGAGCAGATGGATGAGCAGAAAATTGAAGAAGAATTATTTAAGCAATATAAAATGAAAGGATTGCTTATCTCAGAGGCTGATGTAGTTAAAGAGATGGATACAACCTTAGATAAAGGCTATAGCCAAATTGTTCCAGCTGCAATTAATGCTAAAGGTGGATTTTATAGCAATGCGAGTGTAGCAAACGAGCAAACCTTTGATGGTTTACGTGCACATATCCATGATTTAATTATTCAAGCGGGAATTGATATTACCTCAGGAAGAATTGATTTAGCACCTTATGAATATAAAGAGAGAAATGCTTGTACATTCTGCCAATTTAAATCAGTTTGTCAGTTTGATCCAAGCTTAACAGAGAACAAATTCCGAACATTAAAAGATAAAAAAGATGAAGAAATTATTCATGAAATATTGCAGAATAAAACACTAGATTTAGAGTAG
- the dpsA gene encoding dipicolinate synthase subunit DpsA, with protein sequence MLQGMNILIMGGDARFLIVMDDLIGNGANVHVIGYDQFTVQQPNIHSHSLDTMDFSKIDAIVLPVSGTNAQGKMEAMYSEEEIYINAEILNQTPKHCIIYSGTTNDFLTQLAEENQRKLVTLFARDDLAIYNSIPTAEGTLKIAIDETDTTIHGAKILVLGFGRVGFTVARLFKNVGAHVHVAARKSTDIARITELGLQPIRLNEVDQQIQDMDICINTIPHLILNKELLDQVSKETLIIDITSAPGGTDFAYAEKVGIKTVHGLGLPGKTAPKTAGKVIGRIINELLEEQYKKQS encoded by the coding sequence GTGTTACAAGGTATGAATATATTAATCATGGGCGGAGATGCCAGATTTCTAATTGTTATGGATGATCTTATTGGAAATGGAGCAAATGTGCATGTTATTGGTTATGATCAATTCACTGTTCAACAGCCAAACATCCATTCACATTCCCTAGATACTATGGATTTCAGTAAAATAGATGCCATTGTTTTACCAGTATCTGGAACAAATGCTCAAGGGAAAATGGAAGCAATGTATTCGGAAGAAGAAATTTATATAAACGCAGAAATATTAAATCAAACTCCAAAGCATTGTATCATTTATTCTGGTACAACAAATGACTTTCTAACTCAGCTTGCGGAAGAAAACCAACGCAAGTTAGTTACTTTATTTGCTCGAGATGATTTAGCAATTTATAACTCTATTCCAACAGCAGAAGGAACATTAAAAATCGCTATAGATGAAACAGACACAACGATTCATGGAGCCAAAATACTTGTACTTGGCTTTGGGCGAGTCGGTTTTACAGTAGCTCGATTATTCAAAAATGTTGGTGCTCATGTTCATGTAGCAGCAAGAAAATCAACCGATATTGCTCGGATTACAGAATTAGGATTACAACCAATTCGGCTAAATGAAGTTGATCAGCAAATCCAAGATATGGATATTTGTATCAATACGATCCCACATCTTATTCTCAACAAGGAACTTTTAGATCAGGTAAGTAAAGAGACATTGATTATTGATATCACCTCTGCCCCTGGTGGAACAGATTTTGCTTATGCTGAAAAAGTCGGGATAAAAACAGTTCATGGCTTAGGCCTGCCCGGAAAAACAGCTCCTAAAACAGCTGGAAAAGTCATTGGACGAATTATAAATGAATTGTTGGAAGAACAATATAAAAAGCAGAGCTAA
- a CDS encoding GNAT family N-acetyltransferase produces MKVIFRSYTDTDYQAFMQMVIKLYNEDPEGDKITEEKINATIKEAKDHPCKVSIKIFMMGHSYAGYAILVYFWSNEYGGDVLHIDELYVEKEFRKRGIATDFLESLVTGEAVALQLQTTKANQRAEKFYRQQGFRALENNHLFKRI; encoded by the coding sequence ATGAAAGTTATTTTTCGTTCTTATACAGATACAGACTATCAAGCCTTCATGCAAATGGTAATAAAGCTTTATAATGAGGACCCAGAAGGGGATAAGATAACAGAAGAAAAAATCAATGCAACGATTAAAGAAGCTAAAGATCATCCATGCAAAGTAAGCATAAAAATATTCATGATGGGACATTCTTATGCTGGTTATGCAATACTTGTTTATTTTTGGAGCAATGAATATGGTGGCGATGTCCTACACATTGATGAATTATATGTCGAAAAGGAATTTAGAAAGCGAGGAATTGCTACTGATTTTTTGGAAAGTCTTGTGACTGGAGAGGCTGTAGCTTTACAATTACAGACTACTAAGGCTAATCAACGAGCAGAGAAGTTTTACCGACAGCAGGGATTTAGAGCATTAGAAAACAACCATTTATTTAAGAGGATTTAA
- a CDS encoding DUF2157 domain-containing protein, protein MDKGKLKREGQKWVDDEIITKAQLEQILDRYQKRDPNFLLVLFAVLLTGLGFLTFIFSDWAQVPHFSRVLIVLVVTIGLYVLGDFLHRKRSILLGISFISLGYIVFGAGMFLILNIYQVQVWSVWPFIIWSIIGLILYFIYEHKLLYALGLTVITVGQIYSEMNFSDFNWILFLVFLIGFAHFTYHHANRLFGYLFALSFVLQMLMLILSYSKDYYWLIIYILILYIVSQYIPKQPLKEAFYYTSLLSIFILGMAQAFMLQDDFYLGRLQFETIFFIVWGILFVLSLLSKIMQKRQLEIIDLILFLPIYYLPFPSMFALIILFVFSICWLIIGYQQDNNSQIQTGTIAFLLSTFTVYIQYAWDTMNKSLFFFVGGILLFLISFIFQRQRKKLLESGGTKK, encoded by the coding sequence GTGGATAAAGGAAAGTTAAAGCGGGAAGGTCAAAAGTGGGTAGATGATGAAATTATTACAAAAGCTCAGCTAGAGCAAATTTTGGATCGTTATCAGAAGCGAGACCCGAATTTTCTTCTTGTTTTATTTGCTGTATTATTAACGGGCTTAGGTTTTCTAACATTCATTTTCTCAGATTGGGCACAGGTACCTCATTTCTCTAGAGTACTTATTGTACTTGTTGTGACTATAGGTTTATATGTATTAGGTGATTTTCTACATCGTAAAAGATCTATTTTACTTGGAATTAGTTTTATTAGTTTAGGTTATATTGTGTTCGGAGCAGGTATGTTCTTGATCTTAAATATATATCAAGTACAGGTATGGTCTGTATGGCCATTTATTATCTGGAGTATCATTGGATTAATCCTATACTTTATTTATGAACATAAACTGCTTTATGCTTTAGGATTAACCGTAATTACAGTGGGACAAATTTACAGTGAAATGAATTTTTCTGATTTCAACTGGATCCTGTTTCTTGTGTTCCTAATTGGTTTTGCACATTTCACATATCATCATGCAAATAGGTTATTTGGTTATTTATTTGCACTCAGCTTTGTATTACAAATGCTTATGCTGATTCTATCGTATTCAAAGGATTATTATTGGTTGATTATTTACATTCTAATCCTTTATATAGTTAGTCAATATATACCGAAGCAACCTTTGAAGGAAGCTTTTTATTACACTAGTTTGCTGAGTATATTTATCTTAGGAATGGCTCAAGCATTTATGCTACAAGATGACTTTTATCTTGGAAGATTGCAGTTTGAAACGATTTTCTTCATCGTATGGGGAATCTTATTCGTCCTTAGTCTATTAAGTAAAATCATGCAAAAACGTCAGCTGGAAATCATTGATCTTATCCTGTTTTTACCTATTTACTATCTGCCATTTCCGTCGATGTTTGCTTTAATTATTCTATTTGTGTTTTCTATTTGTTGGCTTATTATTGGTTATCAACAGGATAATAATAGTCAAATTCAGACAGGGACAATTGCTTTCTTATTAAGTACGTTTACCGTGTATATTCAGTATGCTTGGGATACGATGAATAAATCACTCTTTTTCTTTGTAGGCGGGATCTTGCTCTTTCTTATTAGCTTTATTTTTCAAAGACAGAGAAAGAAATTACTGGAAAGCGGAGGTACAAAGAAATGA
- a CDS encoding peptidylprolyl isomerase, producing the protein MKKQSLLFLIITFTAISLLIGCSKQEKETDDTDIKENPIVTIIMEDESEIEIELYPNIARNTVRNFIALIEDNYYDGVIFHRVIPGFMVQGGDPSGTGMGGPDYSIKGEFNSNNFENDLIHERGVISMARSSHPDSAGSQFFIMVADAPHLDGNYAGFGKVIQGMEIVDEIVDVDRDANDKPVEEQKIKTMTVNTKGYTYQEPETIAN; encoded by the coding sequence ATGAAAAAACAATCATTACTATTTTTAATTATTACTTTTACTGCTATTTCCCTTTTAATAGGCTGTAGTAAACAAGAAAAAGAAACAGATGATACAGACATCAAAGAAAACCCAATTGTAACGATAATTATGGAAGATGAAAGTGAAATAGAGATTGAACTCTATCCAAATATCGCTCGAAATACGGTTAGAAACTTTATTGCTTTAATTGAGGATAATTATTATGATGGCGTCATCTTTCACCGAGTAATACCCGGATTCATGGTTCAAGGCGGAGATCCATCCGGTACAGGTATGGGAGGACCAGATTATTCTATAAAAGGTGAATTTAACTCTAATAACTTTGAAAATGATTTAATCCATGAACGTGGAGTTATTTCAATGGCCCGTTCATCACATCCAGATTCAGCTGGATCACAATTTTTCATTATGGTTGCTGATGCACCTCATTTAGATGGTAATTATGCCGGTTTTGGTAAAGTCATTCAAGGAATGGAAATCGTTGATGAAATTGTTGACGTTGATCGTGACGCAAATGACAAACCAGTCGAAGAACAAAAGATTAAAACAATGACTGTGAATACAAAAGGCTATACATATCAAGAACCTGAAACAATTGCCAATTAG
- the addA gene encoding helicase-exonuclease AddAB subunit AddA, with protein sequence MVKWTKEQEAAIYATGKDTLIAAAAGSGKTAVLVERIIQKVISKDNPTDIDSLLVVTFTNAAAEEMRNRVAEALEQEIAKDPASTHLKKQLSLLQRASISTLHSFCMNVVREYAYLLDIDPAFRIANDVETDLIKQDTLDDLFEEWYGKEGEDRELFLDFIERFSNDRNDREVEALVLSLYTFAMQNPWPELWLDELLANYQIADDWQEEDFAWLNLMKDEMRFELEAVEQELELAINLANDPGGPAHYVEAIENDQQQINKIKENISSWQDLQPMMTSLNFKRLSTKKYECDEEKKEKAKKHRDAYKKRLEDIKKKWFIRDLASHVEDMRKLYPVFEQLISFVKEFQKKYTKEKQERAIVDFSDLEHYCLDVLVEEDTTYGELKPSFVAQKLKEKYTELLVDEYQDTNLVQETILQLICRPDPGNMFMVGDVKQSIYRFRHAEPTLFIEKYKRYADEPEVGKRIDLARNFRSRENVLIGVNYIFRQLMDEKLGEIAYDQDAELIYANHLYDQLPMLNSEPELVMINSDNTSSSNEDEAEQLEKAQLEARQYAKLIKTWIGDNGEAPVQVIDKATQQKRNIRFSDIVILHRSLTWAGVIMEEFKKQNLPIYAELSTGYFEAIEIKIMISFLKVIDNPRQDIPLASVLRSPIVGLDEEELTQIRLAKPGVDFYEALLVYKKQVDENHQLHRFLNMLEVFRVQSRQGALSELIWQIYRETGYYDFAGGMPGGRQRQANLRALYDRARTYEQTSFRGLFRFLRLIERMEERGEDLGAASALSEKEDVVRIMTIHSSKGLEFPVVILGGLGRQFNMMDLRSKYLIDKDYGFATQFIDPVKRISYPTLYYHAVKNIKLRQLLAEEMRVLYVALTRAKEKLVMVGTVTGLESKIEKWQETINHDKWVLPSHIRVAGKSYIDWIGPALMRHQHSEALRTESFDLAPTEIINDPSSWNFSVVEASELTKVSELEEIPEEELKQRIVNWKIQPLENNELTALVDHRLTYQYPFEEAVRARAKQTVTEIKRQREQRDDFSADQLIAYRTPIVKRPSFMQKEKKVTAAERGTAMHTVMQHLPLDKEWTREGLRQFLDVLVRKEIIHEDMVEHIHIPSILKFLETEIAHEIRQAETVYREVPFSIALSAKDVYKNWNTDKEEKVLIQGVIDCLIPKEDGWMMIDYKTDAIFDEITEELKHDLFKRYETQISLYRQAVETIWQQPVKEAYLYFFSKSLLISCN encoded by the coding sequence ATGGTAAAGTGGACGAAAGAACAGGAAGCGGCGATCTATGCTACAGGGAAAGATACGCTTATTGCAGCCGCAGCTGGTTCAGGGAAAACAGCCGTACTTGTAGAAAGAATTATTCAAAAGGTCATTTCCAAGGACAATCCAACAGATATTGATTCATTATTAGTTGTTACATTTACAAATGCAGCAGCAGAAGAAATGCGAAATCGTGTAGCAGAAGCCCTGGAGCAAGAGATTGCTAAAGATCCAGCATCAACTCATTTAAAGAAACAATTATCGCTTCTGCAGCGTGCTTCCATATCTACACTGCATTCCTTCTGTATGAATGTTGTTAGAGAATATGCTTACTTATTAGACATAGATCCTGCATTTCGAATTGCTAATGATGTGGAAACAGATCTAATTAAGCAAGATACATTAGATGATTTATTTGAAGAATGGTATGGGAAAGAAGGAGAGGACCGAGAATTATTTCTAGATTTTATTGAACGCTTTTCTAATGATAGAAATGATCGGGAAGTAGAAGCACTTGTACTTTCTCTTTACACATTTGCTATGCAAAACCCATGGCCAGAACTTTGGTTAGATGAATTATTAGCAAATTACCAGATTGCTGATGATTGGCAAGAGGAAGACTTTGCATGGTTGAATTTGATGAAGGATGAAATGCGTTTTGAGCTAGAGGCTGTAGAGCAGGAACTAGAGTTAGCCATAAATCTAGCAAATGATCCAGGGGGGCCAGCGCATTATGTAGAAGCGATAGAAAACGACCAACAGCAAATAAATAAAATAAAAGAGAATATTTCTAGTTGGCAAGATTTACAACCGATGATGACATCTTTAAATTTCAAAAGATTATCGACTAAGAAATATGAGTGTGATGAAGAAAAGAAAGAAAAAGCAAAGAAACATCGGGATGCTTATAAAAAACGATTAGAAGACATAAAGAAGAAATGGTTTATCAGGGATTTAGCAAGCCATGTGGAGGATATGCGTAAACTATATCCTGTATTTGAACAATTAATAAGCTTTGTAAAAGAATTCCAAAAGAAATATACAAAAGAAAAGCAAGAAAGAGCGATTGTTGATTTCTCTGATTTAGAGCATTATTGTTTGGATGTGCTTGTGGAAGAAGATACAACATATGGAGAGTTAAAGCCTTCCTTTGTTGCCCAAAAATTAAAAGAAAAATACACAGAACTATTAGTTGATGAATATCAAGATACTAATTTAGTTCAAGAGACGATTTTACAATTGATTTGTCGTCCAGATCCTGGAAATATGTTTATGGTAGGAGACGTAAAACAGAGCATCTATCGTTTTCGTCATGCCGAGCCTACTTTATTTATTGAAAAGTATAAACGCTATGCCGATGAACCAGAAGTCGGAAAGCGAATTGATTTAGCACGAAACTTTCGTAGTCGCGAAAATGTATTAATAGGCGTAAATTATATCTTTAGACAATTGATGGATGAGAAATTGGGGGAAATTGCTTATGATCAAGATGCAGAACTAATTTATGCCAATCATCTCTATGATCAGCTGCCAATGTTAAATAGTGAGCCAGAGCTTGTTATGATTAATTCAGATAATACTTCAAGTTCAAATGAAGATGAGGCAGAACAGCTAGAAAAAGCCCAATTAGAAGCCAGACAATATGCGAAGTTAATCAAAACTTGGATTGGTGATAATGGTGAAGCACCCGTACAAGTAATTGATAAAGCAACACAACAGAAACGGAATATTCGTTTTAGTGATATTGTTATTTTACATCGTTCCTTAACTTGGGCTGGTGTAATTATGGAAGAATTTAAAAAGCAAAATCTTCCAATCTATGCAGAGCTATCTACTGGTTATTTTGAAGCGATTGAAATTAAAATTATGATTAGCTTCCTGAAGGTTATTGATAATCCAAGACAGGATATTCCTTTAGCGTCTGTACTTCGTTCACCTATTGTTGGTTTAGATGAGGAAGAACTAACACAGATTCGTTTGGCAAAACCAGGTGTGGACTTTTATGAAGCTTTACTAGTATATAAGAAGCAAGTTGATGAGAACCATCAGCTTCATCGATTTTTAAATATGTTAGAAGTGTTTCGTGTTCAATCTCGACAAGGGGCTTTATCAGAGCTTATCTGGCAAATTTATCGGGAGACAGGTTATTATGATTTTGCTGGAGGAATGCCAGGAGGAAGACAGCGTCAGGCCAATTTGCGCGCACTTTATGATCGAGCAAGAACATATGAGCAAACATCATTCCGTGGACTATTTCGCTTCCTTCGATTAATTGAAAGAATGGAGGAACGTGGCGAGGATTTAGGAGCAGCATCTGCACTTAGTGAAAAGGAAGATGTTGTACGTATCATGACGATTCATAGTAGTAAGGGGTTAGAGTTCCCAGTGGTGATTCTTGGAGGATTAGGCAGACAATTTAATATGATGGATTTGCGGAGTAAGTATCTAATTGATAAAGACTATGGATTTGCTACACAATTTATTGATCCAGTGAAACGAATCTCTTATCCAACTTTGTATTATCATGCAGTAAAAAATATTAAACTACGTCAGCTTCTTGCAGAGGAAATGCGCGTATTGTATGTAGCATTAACCCGTGCAAAGGAAAAGCTTGTGATGGTAGGTACAGTTACAGGATTAGAAAGTAAAATAGAAAAATGGCAGGAAACAATCAATCATGATAAATGGGTATTACCAAGCCATATAAGAGTTGCTGGGAAATCCTATATAGATTGGATAGGACCTGCACTAATGCGACACCAGCATAGTGAAGCATTAAGGACAGAAAGCTTTGATCTGGCTCCAACAGAAATTATCAATGATCCATCAAGCTGGAATTTTTCTGTAGTCGAAGCAAGCGAGCTTACAAAAGTTTCAGAACTAGAAGAAATTCCAGAAGAGGAATTAAAGCAGAGAATTGTGAATTGGAAGATACAGCCACTTGAAAATAATGAATTAACAGCTCTGGTTGACCATCGTTTAACCTATCAATATCCTTTTGAGGAAGCAGTTCGTGCACGAGCAAAACAAACTGTAACAGAAATCAAAAGACAAAGGGAGCAACGAGATGACTTTAGCGCAGATCAATTAATTGCTTACCGCACACCAATTGTGAAACGACCTTCCTTTATGCAAAAGGAAAAGAAAGTAACCGCAGCAGAACGTGGTACAGCAATGCATACGGTAATGCAACATTTGCCATTAGACAAAGAATGGACGAGGGAAGGACTTAGACAGTTCCTAGATGTATTAGTCAGAAAAGAAATCATCCATGAAGATATGGTTGAACATATTCATATTCCTTCGATTTTAAAATTTTTAGAAACAGAAATTGCGCATGAAATCAGGCAAGCAGAAACAGTGTATCGTGAAGTGCCTTTTAGTATTGCATTATCAGCAAAGGATGTTTATAAAAATTGGAATACAGATAAAGAGGAAAAAGTCTTAATTCAAGGAGTAATTGATTGTTTGATACCTAAAGAAGATGGTTGGATGATGATTGATTATAAAACAGATGCAATCTTTGATGAAATTACAGAGGAATTAAAGCATGATTTATTTAAACGATATGAAACACAAATAAGTTTATATAGACAGGCTGTAGAAACCATTTGGCAGCAGCCGGTAAAAGAAGCATATCTTTACTTTTTCTCGAAATCACTGCTTATTTCTTGTAATTGA
- a CDS encoding DUF1516 family protein: MNTHLHITAWALAIILLLVVIVLQKTGKAKGAKITHMILRLDYLLILYSGGSLLTNYLNGGGPMMTEAIIKSVAGLWVIVAMEMIAVRTGKRKATKGAWIQLIIALIITIALGFGRLEGGLLP, translated from the coding sequence TTGAACACACATCTACATATTACAGCTTGGGCACTGGCTATTATCCTATTGCTTGTAGTCATTGTATTACAGAAAACAGGTAAAGCAAAAGGCGCTAAAATTACACATATGATTTTACGCTTAGATTATCTCTTAATTTTATATTCTGGTGGATCCCTATTAACTAATTATCTTAACGGTGGTGGTCCAATGATGACAGAAGCTATTATTAAGAGTGTCGCTGGACTTTGGGTAATTGTTGCAATGGAAATGATTGCTGTTCGTACTGGTAAAAGAAAAGCAACTAAAGGTGCATGGATTCAACTTATTATCGCATTGATTATTACAATCGCACTAGGATTCGGTAGACTTGAAGGTGGATTATTACCTTAA